One stretch of Arachis duranensis cultivar V14167 chromosome 1, aradu.V14167.gnm2.J7QH, whole genome shotgun sequence DNA includes these proteins:
- the LOC127748476 gene encoding uncharacterized protein LOC127748476 codes for MNNQGSGHSEVYGDTYNPSWKNHPNLRWGDSHTQNQQTWQKNSNQNNSRNTAYTNHNNQQTTNHNSYRKPQNNYPHSSYYPPNNPTTNQNIYHPPSAPHNQPHPSQDAQRISNLESLIKKMLKHQEITSKNHEASIRNLERQIGQLSKQAVIERPSSSLPSDTIPNPKEECKAIQMRSGKILVKDEGATKKPKENDKKQAEKEEASKEVTAGKQAQEKEDQPQILRKGKEAMEEPTKEQRQGVNFTPPLPYPQRFNKETKDQHFPKFLEVFKKL; via the coding sequence ATGAACAATCAAGGTTCTGGACACAGTGAGGTTTATGGTGACACTTACAACCCCTCCTGGAAAAACCACCCGAACTTAAGATGGGGAGATAGCCACACTCAAAACCAACAAACCTGGCAGAAAAATTCCAACCAAAATAACTCAAGAAACACAGCTTACACAAACCATAACAACCAGCAAACCACCAACCACAATTCATacagaaaaccccaaaacaactacCCACATTCTAGctattatccacccaataacccaACCACTAACCAAAATATATATCATCCACCTTCAGCACCCCATAACCAACCACATCCATCACAAGATGCTCAAAGAATCTCTAATTTGGAGAGCTTGATAAAGAAGATGCTAAAGCACCAAGAGATAACAAGCAAGAATCACGAAGCTTCAATAAGGAACTTAGAAAGGCAGATTGGACAGCTTTCCAAGCAAGCTGTGATTGAAAGGCCATCAAGCTCACtcccaagtgacaccattccaaatcctaaagaagaatgcaaagcCATACAGATGAGGAGTGGAAAGATCTTGGTGAAAGATGAAGGAGCAACCAAGAAGCCAAAGGAAAATGACAAGAAGCAAGCTGAGAAAGAGGAAGCCAGCAAAGAAGTGACAGCAGGCAAGCAGGCTCAAGAAAAGGAAGACCAACCACAAATcttaagaaaaggaaaggaggCAATGGAAGAACCAACCAAAGAACAACGGCAGGGAGTGAACTTCACACCTCCATTGCCATATCCCCAAAGGTTCAACAAGGAGACTAAGGACCAACACTTCCCTAAATTCCTTGAAGTCTTCAAGAAATTGTAG